The following are encoded together in the Nocardioides sp. Arc9.136 genome:
- a CDS encoding helix-turn-helix transcriptional regulator — protein sequence MSTRIRRRPRPPIPEVWMYVIDPNKLKRRRREKGLTQGQLAVFGRCTQQYVSLLESGRDRDCSEDIALRIAKALDVTLEDYFEAREVVRTSAVATASRGGSAA from the coding sequence ATGAGCACACGAATCCGACGCCGGCCTCGGCCGCCGATCCCTGAGGTGTGGATGTACGTCATCGACCCGAACAAGCTGAAGCGCCGGCGGCGCGAGAAGGGCCTCACGCAGGGCCAGCTCGCGGTCTTCGGTCGGTGCACCCAGCAGTACGTGTCGCTGCTGGAGTCCGGTCGCGACCGGGACTGCAGCGAGGACATCGCGCTGCGGATCGCGAAGGCGCTCGACGTGACCCTGGAGGACTACTTCGAGGCCCGCGAGGTCGTTCGCACGTCCGCTGTTGCTACTGCCTCCCGAGGCGGTAGTGCAGCGTGA